A single region of the Lycium barbarum isolate Lr01 chromosome 2, ASM1917538v2, whole genome shotgun sequence genome encodes:
- the LOC132625857 gene encoding SEC14 cytosolic factor isoform X1, protein MDSNQEMALSQLRKSVEKLGSSTEGYGEKTLMRFLIARSMDSEKAAKMFCQWKKWRAEMVPRGYIPDSEVSDELASEKVYLQGLTKKGHAVMLVKVNKHFPSKDQVQFKKFVIHLLDKTIASSFKGREIGNEKLVGILDLQSITYSNVDTRGLITGFQFLQAYYPERLATCYLLNMPQFFVTIWKFICRFLEKATQEKIRIVISEEQKQEFVREVGEDVLPEEYGGRAKLVLLQDVAVNY, encoded by the exons ATGGATTCAAATCAAGAAATGGCATTGAGCCAATTGAGGAAATCAGTTGAAAAACTTGGATCTTCAACTGAG ggtTATGGAGAGAAGACACTAATGAGGTTCTTGATTGCAAGATCAATGGACTCAGAAAAAGCTGCAAAGATGTTTTGTCAGTGGAAAAAATGGAGGGCTGAGATGGTTCCACGTGGTTATATACCGGATTCTGAAGTTTCAGATGAATTAGCATCTGAAAAAGTTTATTTACAAGGATTGACCAAAAAAGGGCACGCTGTTATGCTAGTTAAAGTTAACAAGCATTTTCCTTCTAAGGATCAAGTTCAATTTAAGA AATTCGTCATTCATCTACTAGACAAAACAATTGCAAG TTCGTTCAAAGGTAGAGAAATAGGAAATGAGAAGCTTGTTGGAATTCTTGATCTCCAGAGTATTACCTATAGCAATGTTGATACTCGTGGATTAATCACTGGTTTTCAGTTTTTACAG GCTTACTACCCTGAGCGCTTAGCTACTTGTTACCTTTTAAACATGCCACAGTTCTTTGTCACCATATGGAAATTTATTTGTCGCTTCCTTGAAAAAGCAACTCAAGAGAAG ATCAGGATCGTTATAAGTGAAGAACAAAAGCAAGAGTTCGTCAGAGAGGTTGGTGAAGACGTCTTACCGGAGGAGTATGGAGGGCGTGCTAAGCTTGTACTTTTGCAGGATGTTGCTGTGAATTACTAA
- the LOC132625857 gene encoding uncharacterized protein LOC132625857 isoform X2, which translates to MDSNQEMALSQLRKSVEKLGSSTEGYGEKTLMRFLIARSMDSEKAAKMFCQWKKWRAEMVPRGYIPDSEVSDELASEKVYLQGLTKKGHAVMLVKVNKHFPSKDQVQFKKFVIHLLDKTIASSFKGREIGNEKLVGILDLQSITYSNVDTRGLITGFQFLQIRIVISEEQKQEFVREVGEDVLPEEYGGRAKLVLLQDVAVNY; encoded by the exons ATGGATTCAAATCAAGAAATGGCATTGAGCCAATTGAGGAAATCAGTTGAAAAACTTGGATCTTCAACTGAG ggtTATGGAGAGAAGACACTAATGAGGTTCTTGATTGCAAGATCAATGGACTCAGAAAAAGCTGCAAAGATGTTTTGTCAGTGGAAAAAATGGAGGGCTGAGATGGTTCCACGTGGTTATATACCGGATTCTGAAGTTTCAGATGAATTAGCATCTGAAAAAGTTTATTTACAAGGATTGACCAAAAAAGGGCACGCTGTTATGCTAGTTAAAGTTAACAAGCATTTTCCTTCTAAGGATCAAGTTCAATTTAAGA AATTCGTCATTCATCTACTAGACAAAACAATTGCAAG TTCGTTCAAAGGTAGAGAAATAGGAAATGAGAAGCTTGTTGGAATTCTTGATCTCCAGAGTATTACCTATAGCAATGTTGATACTCGTGGATTAATCACTGGTTTTCAGTTTTTACAG ATCAGGATCGTTATAAGTGAAGAACAAAAGCAAGAGTTCGTCAGAGAGGTTGGTGAAGACGTCTTACCGGAGGAGTATGGAGGGCGTGCTAAGCTTGTACTTTTGCAGGATGTTGCTGTGAATTACTAA